The genomic segment GGTGAAGAAGCTCTTGGTCTGTTCTTGGAACTGCAGTTCCTCACATGAAAACCCACTCCTGGCTCCTCTTGCTTGAGGTCCTTCTGTGTGTTTCTTCTTGCCAGCTTGGTACTCAACACTCAGCTCTAGTCCAGTGCCACCCCATGGTGTTCCCTTGACACGTCCCCGACCTGCTGAGGCCTTAGATGAGGAGAAGGGAAGTACACTTTGCAGACAGACACACCTAGATGTCATCCCACCTTGGGAGTCCTGGGTGTGGTCTTGTGCAGATCGGCCACCTTCTCTGATCTTCAGTGTTCTAAGCTCTAAAATGCAGTGAATAATGCTTCTTTCCAGGGTTGCTGTGGTTGCCAGCCTCCAACATGGCTCTCAAAGAACCCTGCCTCCTGGTTTTCACATCCTCATGCCCCCCCACCTCTGCCATGGGACAGAACTGGTCTGTGTGACAATAGGGATGCTGTGTCACTTTCAAGGTTAGGTTATAAAACACTGCAGCTTCCATCTTGAGCTCTATGTGTGCCCTGCATCCCTCACCCCCAAGTGGGGGGTGATCATGAGGGAAGATCATGTCGTGAGAGGTCCACAGTGGGAGGCTGCTACCCTCAGCCCCAAGCGTGAGCTGAGGATCTGTTCGTCCCAGTCAGGTCTCCAGGGACCTCAGCCTCACCCGACAGCTTGCCTGTCACctcatgagagaccctgagccagcGCCACCCAGCCAAGCACCTGGATTCCTGACCTTCAGAAACCATGTGAAATAGTAAGTGCTGGTTGTTCTCAGCTGCTACGTGCGGGGCGATTTGTTACACAGCGATAGCTAACTAACACAGTTAAGTAACGATGAGCAAAAACGCCCAGGATGCCCCCACCTCTGCCAGCCTGCCAAGAAACCACGAACAATCTGAAAGCAGGGACCAAACTGGCTCTCATGCCTTCCCCCAAGCTGTCCCCCCACCCCTGTGTGGTCAGCTCTcagggaaagtggaagcagtgggaggcagggagcaCCGAGAGCCAGGGGAAGGAGACAGAGCAGGGCCAGCCTCCCCGTCTGTGCGGATCACACTCCCCTCCCCTGGGACCCGAGTCCCTGCAGGGCCCTGCCTGGAGGACCATGGTCTCAGCAAGTTGCTCTCAGGCAAGAAGAATCTTGTGAACAGGtgacctcccttcccatcccagtaTCGCCACCAGAGCAAGTCCAAGTCCAGTCGTTTCACACAGGCTCCAAGTCTGCAATTCCACGTGAAAGACCCCTAACCTGACACATGATGCCCGGCGGTCCTCTGCCCCCCTgggcctccgtttcctcatctatgcAGGGTGGCCCCGAAGGCCTTTCCAACTCCCACCAAAGAACAtgccccccgccctccccgcccgctggtggccccccacccccacaccccagggGTGAGGCAGGCTCGGGGAAGGAGCACACGGCCAGTCCTCACAGGCACGCACTCCCTGCGGGACAGAGGGCGTGTGTCACCATGACCACGTCCTTCTGGAAAGCCCCACAGCtcaggtctttcccgggttgaccTGGAGGAGCCGCATCCTCCTTGCTCACATCTCCTGGGATCTATTTTTGGCCGTGGCGGGCTTGATGTGGTGCGGCAGGCGGGTGCCGCTTTTAATTTGGGCTCTGAAGCCGGCTGAGGTCTGGATGGTAATTATGAGCATGGAGCCATTTATGGAAACAGGTCCCGAAAAAGTCAGTAATGAGAACTGACTAAAAATGCCCCAGGATGAAGCAGCGCTGAGATTCCTGGGTGGGAGGGAGCCCTTCAGGAGGCAGAACTGGGAGGTGATGGAGTCCGCGGCTCTCCCAGGACCTGGGGCCGCAGCGACTGGGTCTTGTCTTAGGTCTGAGGGGCCCCTTGGCCTCGTTACCAGTGGGACCAGCCAGACAGGCCCAGCCCGTTCGCCTCTGGGGCCCCGAGGGAGCCTGTCCTCCTTGTCAGACTGTGAACAGAGGCGAGTCCCACAGCAAATTGAGAACATGGGTCCTTCAGATGGAGGCCTGAGGTGACCTGCAAGCCACTCCCAGACCAGCAGGACACCTCAGTTCAGGGGCTCCACTGCTGGACGCTGAATCGCTGTCCTGGGGACCAGGGGCCCTTGGGAAAAGGGGCCAGACATCCCCTCTCTGGGCGCCGGAGACATGAGGGACTGGATGAGCAGAGCGCTGAAGCCTCCCATTTCCACCCAATTGTTCAGTCTCTGCCTCCAAATTGGCCACCGTCCAGAGGACAGATGAGCCAGGGATGGGGACCCTGGGACAGGGAAAGGGAGAGACTGGCAGGCTGATGTGTGGGGTCAGGGGAGGGCAAGGGGGCTGTTACagctggactgagaagaaagtaGCCTTCATACTTGGTGGGATGGGGCAACCCCTGGGAGAGGGCTTCAAGGAGGGTCTCCGGGGTAGGGTGTTTACACCAGAGGGTCCAGGAGACCATGAGGATGGGCCAGGCCAGCTCAGGAGGCCTGGAAGCAGAGCCAAGCTTAAGACCCTCCTGTGGGCCCTGAGGGGCTAGGGAAGGGCTTCAGAAAGGACTGTCAGACAGGGCAGAAGATTCCAGGCTCTTAGCAGCCACAGCAAACTGGGGGAAGTTGGTGTGTTTTGAAGTCTTACTTTTTTGGTCAGAAAGAAGGGTCAGATTGTCCGGGTGACTGTAAATTTTGTTGAGGGCACAAAAATAGCCAAAGCCTATGTAGGTTTCTGGGCGGTGGACGTAGGGTGTGGTATCTGGAGCTCTAGCCTGTGAGTGGTGGGTGCAGGGCCTCAGAAGTGGAAAGGCAGAATGAGGATCACGGACATGGTGTCGGTGGCCGCCTCCTGCCCACAGAGGGCCCTTCCCTCAGCAGGAGAACCTGCAGCTGGTTTAtcagaggctggaggagaaggttGAGGCTCCAATTAGCACTTACTGGTGAGTCATGTCTGCTCATTGTTCGGAGGGCCACATTAAGGTGATCCAGAAGGTAAATTCATTTGCTGCTGCTTCCCCAGacagaaggaattggcaaccctctccagtattcttgtctggagaattccatggacagaggagcctggcgggctacagtccatggggttccacagagccggacatgactgagtaactgagcacacccCCTAGACAGAAAAGCTGGATCAGTGATTAAACATTTTGGGCAGCTTTTATaatttttggaaaacaaatatGTGCCTGTGGAGCCAGACGTAGCTTTGTCTTCTCTCTGTGCCCAATGAAGAGCTTTGTGGCTGTCCTTTCATATTTTTGCCAGTGTGTCTTTGGAACTCTTGTGTCAAAGAATAAATTCAGGATATTGCAAAAGCATGTTGCCAAAGTCCTCTCCATGGTTCCTATCAGCACCATATATGGGAATATGCACAACAGCACTTACTTATTTCCTTCTCGCAGGTCATGCTAAGCACCCACGGACAAGCCCCCCAACCCCTTCCAATTCCTTGAGCCCAGGTCACTCTGTAGTTCACTTACAATAGAAATGACAGCCTCTAGTTTACTTGTCTTGTTTGTTTCCATTCTGTCTCCCCCATTAGACTGGAAACACTATGCATgcaccatctttaaaaaaaaatttaaatttatttatttgacttcacTTAGCTTCACTTAGCTTCacttcactgggtcttagctacagcatggtggtggtttattcactaagtcatatctgacccttgtgaccccatggactgtagcctgccaggctccccgtccatggcatttcccaggcaagaatactggagtgtgggttgccatttccttctccaggggatcttcccaacccagggatcgaacccgtgtctccgaCATtataggcgggttctttactgccaagccacaggggaagccccaggATCTTTAGTaatcacatgtgggatctaggtccctgaccaggaatggcccctgggccccctgcattgagagcatggagtcttagccactggaccaccagcaaagtcctttGAGTGCACTGTCTGGTTCTGTCTTGTTCATTGCTGTGTTCCCAGTGCTCAGAACAGTATGCTTTCACGTACAGTAAGAACTTGATACATTTGTTTATAAATTGCACttgataaatgaatggattaataaatgaatgatgagTACATTCGTTTAGATAACAATCACTCAAaatctccccttcccctccaccccttGACCTTGGAACTGCTAACACAACCTCTCACATCTTCGCTCAAAGTTAGGAGAATGCAAGTCAAactcatcccaaactcctactgAACAGCCATTCCTCCCAGTCCATTGCCTGACTGTTTACAAAGTTCTTTCATGACCTCGTGAGGAAAGCTGGGCTGTCTCCTCATTCTCAGTTCACACAAGAGGAGACCAGGTCCAGAAGGGGAATGTCCATTCCTGGTTAGTTCAGGGACAGGCCTGCAAGGAAGCCCTGACCCCTGGCCAGAGCTCTCTGGGCTGCCTTAGGCTGCCTCCCTGGCCGAAGCACGCTTGGTCTGCACAGTTAACAAGGGGGACAGAGGtgccaaaaaatattttcttagaacaCCAACTTTTGGAAAAATCTCTCTCCTAACTCAAGGCCACAGGCACTGAAAATCCAAAGtggcctctccctccctccccactaaccctaaccctaaccaatTTCTAATGAAAATCATTTTCCTAAAAATGTCCCACCGCCAGCGCTTGCCTGGAACAGCTGGGGCAGGCAGTTTCCTGTGCGGGAACTATGGGTTGGGGGTTGGATGGGCATCACTTTCACAAACCCACAGCACGGAAGCTGGGAGCTGAGGTCAGTACAGGGGAGCATATGTGGGCCCCCAGGTCAGTAAGGGAGGGAGGCCACAGAGCTTGGTGCCTACGGAGCTGGCAGGTCCGTGGTTGTTCCCTCAGTCCTGGATCCAACGTGAGTCAGTGTCAGGCCTGCAGACAGGTTCCCAGGGACCCACCTGTCAGCCCCCTCTGTGCCTTGGGGGCAGATACACCTAAGGATGCTTTGAGAGGGGTCCGGCACAGGGCATGGCTGGGCGACCCCTTTTCATTCTTGGGGTCACTCCCTGGAACAGCCAACAGCCTGGACCTATTTCACCCTGCAGATCAGGGCTGCTTCCATAGCCACGTAACAAAGGTGGTCTCTGCAGTTACCTAATCCACGGAAATTGTCCCCaaagctgtgtatgtgtgtgtctgtagggAGGAGGGGACTCGTGTGGTGATATTCATGGCGAGCATCACTTGGTGAAGGTCCGGAACCCTGCCCACCACGCCCTGCCTGTGTGGGAGGACCTGGATCTGCCCGTGTTGTGCTGCCCACGAAACAGCCTGGCTCTGGGTGGGCATTTGCTGCGGGTCCAGCCCCCATCAGACGATGGGGGTTCTGTTCCCTCCTCCCTGGTCTGGGGATGAAAAGCAGCCCATCTCCTTGCCAAACACGTGTGTCCACTGGCCCCGCCCAGCACAGCTGTTTGCCCATCCCTGGACCAGGTCCCCACCGCGAGGACAGGAAGTGCTCCCACATCCGCCTCCAGCACCAGCCTGGTGACTTGTGGTCACTGAGTCCAGTAGCCagagagagaatttttaaaaagactcacaAACATGTAATTAAAATCTCAGTGTTGGTTTTAGGGGAAGGCTTGGGGCGGCTCCCACCTCTGCTTTGTGGAAACACAGATTTTTAGTGTTTGAAAGTGACAGGAGGCTAAGTGAGACGCCCTAAATATACTGTCCTGGGCATTTCCGGCAGCTGGGGAAATGTGGGGTTTACTCCACTCCTGCGGTCTCTCGCCCAGACAGTGAGAGCAGCCCCACCACCAGCCTGCCTCGGGTCCCTGCAGTCTGGGCTTTACCCTCGCCTCCACACACAGCTTCCACTCCACCCTCAGACCACGACCCCCTGCTGCCCAGAACCCTGGCCCTCCACTGGTCAGAGCACAGCCCACGCTCTGAGGCCAGGATTCCAGCCCTTGCAGCTGGACCACAGCCAGACTCACACCACGAGCCCCAGCTCCACACACCTGTGCATAGAGGTCCCCTCTGCCTAGAAAACCTGTCCTCCCAAGACTCCTTCCCGTCCTTCAAGGCCAGTCCaggtgtcacctcctccaggaagccccctcAGATCACGCCATGGGACCCTTCAACTTCCCCCGCACTTGACACAGCATCTTTGGGAGCTGTCATCTTACCTCGCCTCTTTCTGGTCCTTTCCACATCTCCCTCAggtccccctcctccttccccttgtTCCTCTCCCCCTTTGCTGGGTGTTATGACTGTTTCTCCTTGCTGGTGCCATTGTCCCTCAGCTCTAGATCTTTACTAACACTGGTCCCTGCCTCTGTGGTGTCTTCTCCCTTGACATCATGGCACATCCACACTCAACCCCAAGGCCCACAAAGTCAGCTACACGCCCAGTCTCCCCTCACCTGCCATCCAGACACCAGCAGGCTCTGGGAGCCCTTGTCCCACTTGAGTGCACTCAGTTATGTCTCTTTTCTGCCTTGGGTCTGAGTCTGTCTCCCCAGAGGAGGGACCTGTCCTGTACCCCATCTGTGGGTCCAGTAGGATGCTGAGTGGGGCAGGCTGGGTTTGGGGCCCGGGGGCCAGACGTGGACGCTGCCCTGCGGCACTGCCACGTGCCGGGTGCTGAGCCAGGCTTCTCACCACACAGCTCTTGGAGCCCTCTGAGCACCCAGGAGGCAGAGCTGAGACAAGCCTGTTCTCGAGGAGGGAGTCAGTCCCGCCCAGACTGCCCAGGCCCCTGGCTCCCTCCCTGGAGCCCGAGCCTGAACCTCGAGTGACCGCCAGCCCCACTCTGTCTTGCAGTGGAGCGCGATCCCGCCCTGGGCCACCAGGAGCCCCACTGGAAGGAGTTCCACTTTGACCTGACCCAGATCCCGGCCGGGGAGGCCGTCACAGCCGCGGAGTTCCGGATTTACAAGCTGCCCAGCACCCACCCGCTCAACCAGACGCTCCACATCAGCATGTTCGAGGTGGTCCCGGAGCAGTCCAACAGGTGCCTgtcccacacccccacacacatctGCTCAAATCTCTGTCAGAGTGTCTGGTCCAGCCAGCCCTGGGGTGCATTTCCCAGAACACAGAAGGGGAGCTTCCTGGGCAGCCCACCCTCAGAGAAGAAAGATGTTTGGCCCAAGGCCTCGTCTCACCACGGGGACAGGCCAGCATCAGTCCTGGATTCAAGTCCCCACCTTGCTGTCTTGGCTGTGGGACCATGGATGGGTCACTGagctcctgagcctcagtttccccatctgtacacAGGCTCTGTAACATCTTTGTAGAGTAGACAGTGAGATAAGGCCTGGAAGGCACCCAGGCCAGAGCCAGGCAGGTAGATGCCCCACTAACGGTCCCCCGGTGGGCACTGGAAACACAAAGGCAGCTGTGCCGGCCCTTGGTTAATTGTTCTTTCGTGTCCACAGGGAGTCTGACTTGTTCTTTTTGGATCTTCAGACGCTCCGATCTGGGGACGAGGGCTGGCTGGTGTTGGACGTGACAGCAGCCAGTGACCGCTGGCTCTTGAGCCGTAACAAGGACCTGGGACTCCGCCTCTATGTGGAAACAGATGATGGTAAGACAGGGCTCAGCATCGAACCTTCCCCTGGGGGCTCCTCCAAGGAAGCTGCTGGCAGCAGACACAGCTGGAGCCCCCTCATTTGGCCCTGGAGGGCTGGCCTTTCTCAGTGGAGGGGACTCAGCGGGTAGAGGACGAGGGTTCCTCAGTGCGGGACAACAGTAGGGCAGGTTGCTTGCCTTTCCAGGCCTCAGTttactcacctgtaaaatgaggattcatgccttcattcattcattcagcaggtgTTTGGGGGAGAGCCTCTTTTATCCTGGCAGTGGGACTAGAAACCCTGCAGGTGGGCCCACGTTGGTGTGTCTGAGGTGCGGCAAGGGGCCGCCATGGCTGGAGCACAGAGGGCCAGGGAGCGACTGTGAGGAGGTTGATAGAAGTGGTCAAAATATAAAGTATGAaatcagtattattttatttaagagcAATGGAGGCTGGCAGGATCTGATTCAGCTTTTTATAAAACAACCCTCCGAGACACTCCCCTGCATGGGGGTGTAGCCTCTCCCCCTCCTTCAGTGTGGGCTACACTTAGTGACCTGCTTCCAAGGTGTGCACAGGCTGAGGCAGTAAATTTAATTTATAGGAGAACCTCAGCAGCACCCCCTCAGCCAGGCGCTCGGGCTCCCATGAACTCCTCATGTAGCTCCCAGACGAGATGAGAACCCTTTACCTCCGTGGTCTTTTTCCCTGAAACCCAGAACCCCAGGCTGACCATGAGAAAAACAGACACCTTGAAACTGAAGAACATGCCACAGAATACAAATACAAAGAcaaaaactgtcaaggtcatcaaaacccACAGGAAATCTGAGAAATTCACAGCCCATAGGCGCATAAGAAGTTGTGATGACTAAGTGCTATGTAGGACCCCGGGTGGGATCCTGGAAAAAGACACTAGAGAAACTAGTGAACTCGGGTCAGTCATGGTGTTTAGTAAATAATAAGACACCAATGCTGGTTCATTAGTTGTAACAaacattgttcagtcactaagtcctgtctgactctttgcaaccccatggactgaagcccacaaatctcctctgtcctccactatctccagagtttgctcaaattcttgtccattgagtgggtAACAAATGTACTATAGTTGTTTAAATGTTAACACTTCCCAGGGGAAACCTGGTCTGGGTGTATAACTATCTCGGTGTATTTTCTATGAATCTCAACTATGGTTAAATGAAAAGTTCATTTGTCTTACTCATAAAATAAAGACCCCCTGACTTCAGTCAGGAGAGTAGACTCTGGGGGACGGAAGTGAAGTCAGAGAGGCCCCAGAGCCTCACAGGGTCGAggtgggagctggggtgggggagcttGTCCAGCGGCAGGGAACGGAGGCGGGTGCTTGGAGGAGGCGCTGGTGACAGGGCTGAGCCAGTGGCTCTTTTTAACAGGTTTGGTGTTGTTCTTGCCCGAGGTGGGGACAAACAGAGGAGCAGGTTTGATGCAGGAAAGCAAGAGGTCTTCGGCGGGGCTGTCGTTGAGGCCCGGCTTGACGTCCGTGGAAATGTCGTTTCTGGACGGggagtgctggggacacaggtgtTGGAGCCCGTGCCCCAGAGGTGGAATTTTGGGGGGTGGGCTGCGACGGGAGTAGCGCGCCTGGGAGGAAGGGTGGCGATGGAGAGAGCAGGAGGCCGGCGCCCAGGCTTCCCGGGAGGGACGTCGCCTCGGGGTCTCCGAGTCAGGCCCGGGATCCCTCTGGTCCTCCAGATGATCCAGGCGGTCCCGCCTCCCGCCTTCGCGGCCGGGGAAGCTCGGCCCCTCGGGCCCTCGGAGCGCGGAGACGGAGCGGAGCGGCGGGAACCAGCCGGGCGGGCGCATCACGGCTGGGCGCCCCCTGCTCTGTGACGCGCGGGCGGGGACGCGCGGTTGCCTCCTGTCCCCGCCTGTCCCCGCTGGGCCCGGAGCCCGAGCCGGAGCGGAGCGGACGATGGCGGCCCTGCGGCTCCTGGCGTCGGTGCTCGGGCGCCGGGTCCCCGCCGGCCGCTCGGGGCGCGCGCTGGCGAAGGGTGGCGCGTGCGGCTTCGCCTGCAGCGCCCGCGCGCGCGTCAGGTTCTACACGGACCCGGTGAAGGCCGTGGGAGACATCACTGATGGCTCGAGGATCATGATCGGGGGCTTCGGGCTCTGCGGCATCCCGGAGAACCTGATAGGGGCGCTGCTGAAGACCCGCGTGAAGGACTTGACTGTGATCAGCAGCAACGTGGGGGTGGAGAGCTTCGGTCTCGGCCTTTTACTGGGGACCAAGCAGATCACCCGCATCATCTGCTCCTACCTGGGGGAGAACTCGCTCTGTGAGCACCAGTACCTGGCGGGTGAGCTGGAGCTAGAGATCACGCCCCAGGGCACCCTGGCCGAGCGCATCCGCGCAGGGGGCGCCGGTGTGCCCGCCTTCTACACCCCCACGGCCTACGGGACCTTGGTCCAGGAGGGAGGCGCACCCATCAGGTACTTACCAGACGGCCACATCGCCATCCTCAGCCAGCCCAGGGAGGTGAGGGAGTTCCATGGGCAGCACTACCTGCTGGAACACGCCATCACCGCTGATTTTGCTTTGGTGAAAGGGTGGAAGGCCGACTGGGCAGGAAATGTCATCTTCAGGGCCAGCGCCAGGAACTTCAACGTGCCCATGTGCAAAGCCGCCAGAACCTCCGTGGTGGAGGTTGAAGAAATTGTGGACGTGGGGTCCTTTGCCCCAGAAGACATCCATGTTCCTAACATTTATGTAGATCGCATAATACAGGgggaaaaatatgagaaaagaattgaGCGTTTAACCGTCCGGAAAGAGGATGATGAAATTTGCACGTCTTCAGATAACATAAGGACACGGATCATCAAGCGGGCAGCTCTTGAATTTGAGGACGGCATGTACGCCAATCTGGGCATCGGCATCCCTCTCCTGGCCCCCAACTACATCAGCCCCAACATCACCGTGCACCTTCACAGTGAGAACGGGATCTTGGGCTTGGGTCCCTTTCCATTAAAAGAGGAGGTGGACGCGGACCTCATCAACGCGGGCAAGCAGACAGTCACCCTTCTTCCCGGGGGCTCTTTTTTCTCTAGCGATGAATCATTTGCCATGATTCGAGGGGGGCACATCAACCTGACCTTGCTGGGAGCCATGCAGGTTTCCAAATACGGTGACCTGGCTAACTGGATGATACCCGGCAAGAAGGTGACAGGCATGGGGGGTGCGATGGATCTGGTGTCCAGTTCCAAGACGAGAGTGGTAGTCACCATGGAGCACTGCAACAAGGCCAACGAACCCAAGATCGTGGAGAAGTGCACCATGCCACTGACTGGGAAGCGGTGCGTGGACCGAATCATCACCGAGAAGGCCGTGTTTGACGTGCACAAGAAGGCAGGGCTGACCCTGATGGAGCTCTGGGACGGCCTAACAGTGGAGGACATCAAAAAGAGCACGGGGAGCCCCTTTGCCATCTCCCCGAGCCTCAGACCCATGCAGCAGGTCAAAATGTAGCCCAAGAGTGAACCTCGGTCCCCGAGCGTGCGCTTCTGCCATCACCTCCCAGGACTGCATTCCAAGGAAGCCACAGTCACATTTGTGCATTTCACCAGCATCTGGCCAGCTTTGTCCTGCCATCCCAGGCTGGCTGCCCCTGGATAGCCTAGGTTCTCTCAGGAGAGACGTGTCTTTAATTAAAAACCAGAGGAAAGCAAAGACGTTGACCTTGTATGTCCTGTGAATTCTGAGAAAGCTCTGCTCCCATCGCCCTCCTCACTGTCTGTGATATTTACATTAAATTCTATGTGGTTTGAGATGATCCCACAGAAGGGGTTTCATTGAAGTGCCTGTTGGCATGAATGAATCATGAACCATAGGGAAAGTGATGGGGGAGGAACAAATCCACCCAGAGTCTGCGTCTGGAGTTTCCTAGAACCATGAAAACATACACACGTAAATGTGAATTTGTGATCAGGAGAAATGCTGTCTTAAAGAatgactttcttttcctttggcccCTTTGACTTTCCTTTTGGACCTTTCGTTTTGTCCCTAAGATTTGTTTTCATTGTAGCCTCACCTTCTCTTCCcactatttttctccttcttgtaGCTAAGCATTTGTCTCTCGAAGGGAAGCAAGAACGTCTAGGCAGCCAGTAAACTGGTCATAGGGGCAACTGAAGGGGGAGAGACTGTGAGTGCCGATATTCTGCAGGGAGGGCTCCTCTGAATAAACAGTCCAGCCGTGTGCttccaaaggctttggcttaggaTGGGAGGGATCTAGAAACCTGACAGATGGACTTCAGTGGGTTTTCTCATCTCAGATCGTCCAAATCAGACACTGGACCCTTCCGCTCTGTCACAGAGCCTAAACTGGCCTTTTGTTCATACTCCCTTGAAACTCAAGAGAGGCAGAGAGGTACTTCATCCCGAATCCACAGTCTCACaagctaaacagaaaaaaatgtgtgtgtgtgtgtgtgtgtagggttcAAACTCAGGCCTGCCATGGAACTCAGGCTTTCTCAGTGTGGCCCTAGGGCTGCACAGGAGCTCGTGGGTAAGAACACGAAGCTCCAGCTGGTCAAGGAAGGCCTTTCGGAGAGGCTTCCCCGGATCCTCACCCTGGTGGGAGGCCCAGATCCTGCAGTGGAGACGTTGCACTTGAAGGGACAGCCACGGGGTGTCAGGGGACCGTCAGCAGGTGGGCAGGGGATGGGCGTCACTGGGTGGACGGTGCAGCACCTTCCGGGGCTTCTGGAGACGAGGACCTGACTGCCCTGGCTGTCGGGAGAAGTCTTCCAGCAGCAGCCAGGACAGGCAGAGGTTTCCAGAAGCAGAGCAGTGAGAGGGCTGTTCAGCAGTAGGAAGAAGGAAAAGCGCTGAGTTCCTAGTTCTGGTGAAGGAACAACCCGTTGGGACAAAGGCGCCAGGTCACAGCTGGCTTCCCTCCCAGGGCCCCCAGGTGCCCGGACTGCCCTTCAACATGGCACAAGGGTGCCATCCATGGCAGCAGGCTGAGGAGGGCAGGGGCTTCAGGGAGGCTCAGGTGGCACCCAGGGCAGAAAGAGGCCTTGGGGAGGGATGGGAGCGACCTTGGCCTGGCCCAGGGGCAGGGGGATGAGTGCCCGGGGATGGGACGGGCAGGGGAGCTACCATGACACCCAGACCCTGATGGGGGGGACTCAAACATGGGGGAGGCTGGACATGTCAGGGTTCCGCCTGGCCCAGAAGAGCAGCATCTTCATCCAGGTCTGCAGTAGGGGAGGGAAGGCCACAGTGTGGCCCCCATCTCTAGGCGTAGCCACACATCCTCGTCCCCTGCATAGGGACGGCGTGCCTGCTGGCTCTCTCACAGCTCAGGTCTAGAGCAGGGACTCTGGGCCCCAGAGGCTCCTGGAGTTCCTGCTCTGCTTTCTCGAAAGGGTCCTGCCAGAACCAGGCAGCCTGGGCGCCACCAC from the Bos javanicus breed banteng chromosome 3, ARS-OSU_banteng_1.0, whole genome shotgun sequence genome contains:
- the OXCT2 gene encoding succinyl-CoA:3-ketoacid coenzyme A transferase 2, mitochondrial: MAALRLLASVLGRRVPAGRSGRALAKGGACGFACSARARVRFYTDPVKAVGDITDGSRIMIGGFGLCGIPENLIGALLKTRVKDLTVISSNVGVESFGLGLLLGTKQITRIICSYLGENSLCEHQYLAGELELEITPQGTLAERIRAGGAGVPAFYTPTAYGTLVQEGGAPIRYLPDGHIAILSQPREVREFHGQHYLLEHAITADFALVKGWKADWAGNVIFRASARNFNVPMCKAARTSVVEVEEIVDVGSFAPEDIHVPNIYVDRIIQGEKYEKRIERLTVRKEDDEICTSSDNIRTRIIKRAALEFEDGMYANLGIGIPLLAPNYISPNITVHLHSENGILGLGPFPLKEEVDADLINAGKQTVTLLPGGSFFSSDESFAMIRGGHINLTLLGAMQVSKYGDLANWMIPGKKVTGMGGAMDLVSSSKTRVVVTMEHCNKANEPKIVEKCTMPLTGKRCVDRIITEKAVFDVHKKAGLTLMELWDGLTVEDIKKSTGSPFAISPSLRPMQQVKM